A single genomic interval of Zunongwangia sp. HGR-M22 harbors:
- a CDS encoding tyrosine-type recombinase/integrase has translation MDFFNEKAEEKNDSIKNYGTWTATLVHLKRHITPNTTFEEVDENFVKNVRQYFDKYAQTKSNLPLSLNSKYTYFNKFKAALRAAFDEGYLSINYSSKIKSFEQAESQREYLTFQELQKLAKTPCKYEILKSAFLFSCLTGLRWSDINKMYWAEVRDEDSQSRINFIQKKTDGVEYLYISKQARDLLGDRKNPMDRVFTGLKYSAVYNNELVRWCNRAGISKHITFHSARHTNAVLLLENGADIYTVSKRLGHKEIRTTAIYAKIVDQKMKEASNLIPTIEL, from the coding sequence TTGGATTTTTTTAATGAGAAAGCCGAGGAAAAAAATGATAGCATAAAAAATTATGGCACTTGGACGGCTACCCTAGTACACCTTAAACGTCACATCACACCAAATACTACTTTTGAAGAAGTTGATGAAAATTTTGTTAAAAATGTGCGTCAGTATTTTGATAAGTATGCACAAACAAAAAGTAACCTTCCCCTATCCCTTAATTCCAAATACACCTATTTTAATAAATTTAAAGCTGCACTTAGAGCCGCCTTTGATGAAGGATATTTATCTATTAATTACAGTAGTAAGATAAAATCATTTGAGCAGGCCGAGAGTCAAAGAGAGTATCTAACATTTCAAGAGTTACAAAAGTTAGCGAAAACTCCATGCAAATATGAAATTTTAAAATCAGCTTTTCTTTTTTCATGTTTAACGGGATTAAGATGGTCAGACATCAATAAGATGTATTGGGCTGAAGTGCGTGATGAAGATAGCCAAAGCCGTATCAATTTTATTCAGAAAAAAACAGATGGTGTAGAATATTTGTATATATCAAAGCAGGCGCGAGATTTATTAGGAGACCGTAAAAACCCTATGGATCGAGTTTTTACCGGCCTAAAATATTCCGCAGTTTACAATAATGAATTAGTACGTTGGTGTAATCGGGCCGGAATCTCGAAGCATATTACTTTCCATAGTGCCAGACATACCAATGCTGTATTACTATTAGAAAATGGAGCGGACATATATACTGTCTCTAAGCGTTTAGGACACAAAGAAATACGGACTACCGCTATTTACGCAAAAATTGTAGATCAAAAAATGAAAGAAGCCTCTAATTTAATACCGACTATAGAATTATGA